One Halobacterium sp. DL1 DNA window includes the following coding sequences:
- a CDS encoding electron transfer flavoprotein subunit alpha: protein MTVLAVADHRRGDLRDVSFELLTAGRELADAAGTELHAVAVSGDTEEFADDLNREGVDAVHTVEYGEEFNHDVYAQAVTALTEDLDAEFLLVPNSVNGLDYAPAVATRLDRAYASDAVGLDYDGTLEVTREMYGSKVETTVDVTESPYVVSVRSGEFPPAEGVGDAEISAFDFTPDEDAIGSTVRGFEEVGGGDVDISEADFLVSIGRGIEEEENLPLIEALVEATGATLSSSRPIVDNEWLPKNRQVGQSGKQVTPDVYLAIGISGAVQHVAGMKGAETIIAINTDPNAPIFDIADYGIVGDLFEVVPALIEEFGGEAPSI, encoded by the coding sequence ATGACCGTGCTGGCCGTCGCCGACCACCGCCGCGGCGACCTCCGGGACGTCAGCTTCGAGCTGCTGACCGCGGGCCGCGAACTCGCGGACGCCGCGGGGACGGAACTCCACGCGGTGGCCGTCTCCGGGGATACCGAGGAGTTCGCCGACGACCTGAACCGCGAGGGCGTCGACGCCGTCCACACCGTCGAGTACGGCGAGGAGTTCAATCACGACGTCTACGCCCAGGCCGTCACCGCGCTCACGGAGGACCTCGACGCGGAGTTCCTGCTCGTGCCCAACAGCGTCAACGGCCTCGACTACGCGCCCGCCGTGGCGACCAGACTCGACCGCGCGTACGCTTCCGACGCGGTCGGCCTCGACTACGACGGCACGCTCGAGGTCACCCGCGAGATGTACGGCTCGAAGGTCGAGACCACCGTCGACGTCACGGAGAGCCCCTACGTGGTGTCCGTCCGCAGCGGCGAGTTCCCGCCCGCGGAGGGCGTCGGCGACGCCGAGATATCGGCGTTCGACTTCACGCCCGACGAGGACGCCATCGGCTCCACCGTGCGCGGCTTCGAGGAGGTCGGCGGCGGCGACGTCGACATCAGCGAGGCGGACTTCCTCGTCTCCATCGGCCGCGGCATCGAGGAGGAGGAGAACCTCCCGCTCATCGAGGCGCTCGTGGAGGCGACCGGCGCGACGCTCTCCTCCTCGCGCCCCATCGTGGACAACGAGTGGCTCCCGAAGAACCGGCAGGTCGGCCAGTCCGGGAAGCAGGTCACCCCGGACGTCTACCTCGCCATCGGCATCTCCGGCGCCGTCCAGCACGTCGCCGGGATGAAGGGCGCCGAGACCATCATCGCCATCAACACGGACCCGAACGCGCCCATCTTCGACATCGCGGACTACGGTATCGTCGGCGACCTCTTCGAGGTCGTCCCCGCGCTCATCGAAGAGTTCGGCGGCGAAGCGCCGAGTATCTAG
- a CDS encoding electron transfer flavoprotein subunit beta — protein MKVLVTVKEVATVEDDFEISGTEIESTYLDYDLNEWDDYAVEEGVQLAEAGDDVEVVAVTIGPERAEETIRMALAKGADRAVRVWDDAIADVELLDVETKARLLGAVVEAEEPDIVLSGVQANDDSFGATGVALAEQVGFQWAAVVNALDTETVLDEGLASVRRELEGGVEELTDVELPAVLTIQTGINEPRYASLRGIRQAQSKEIDPQNLDDLGLDASAAESSLDVTAMYEPESESNAQYLEGDAREQAAKLADVLREKGVVGE, from the coding sequence ATGAAGGTTCTCGTCACCGTCAAGGAGGTGGCCACCGTCGAGGACGACTTCGAGATCTCCGGCACGGAGATCGAGAGCACGTACCTCGACTACGACCTCAACGAGTGGGACGACTACGCCGTCGAGGAGGGCGTCCAGCTGGCCGAGGCCGGCGACGACGTGGAGGTCGTCGCTGTCACCATCGGCCCGGAACGCGCCGAGGAGACGATCCGGATGGCGCTCGCGAAGGGCGCTGACCGCGCGGTCCGCGTCTGGGACGACGCCATCGCGGACGTCGAACTGCTCGACGTCGAGACGAAGGCCCGCCTGCTCGGCGCGGTCGTCGAGGCCGAGGAGCCCGACATCGTGCTGTCGGGCGTGCAGGCCAACGACGACAGCTTCGGCGCGACCGGCGTCGCGCTCGCCGAGCAGGTCGGCTTCCAGTGGGCGGCGGTCGTGAACGCCCTCGACACCGAGACGGTGCTCGACGAGGGCCTCGCGTCCGTGCGCCGCGAACTGGAGGGCGGCGTCGAGGAGCTCACGGACGTGGAGCTCCCGGCGGTGCTCACCATCCAGACCGGTATCAACGAGCCGCGGTACGCCAGCCTGCGGGGCATCCGCCAGGCCCAGTCGAAGGAGATCGACCCCCAGAACCTCGACGACCTGGGGCTCGACGCGAGCGCCGCCGAGAGCAGCCTCGACGTGACCGCGATGTACGAACCGGAGAGCGAGAGCAACGCCCAGTACCTCGAGGGCGACGCGCGCGAGCAGGCCGCGAAGCTCGCTGACGTGCTCCGCGAGAAGGGGGTGGTCGGCGAATGA
- a CDS encoding ATP synthase subunit K — MFDTFAQIASIVAQDGGAAPAIPQGAAAALAVGLAALGAGYAERGIGSAAVGAIAEDRDLFGTGLILTVLPETLVILALVVVFAA, encoded by the coding sequence ATGTTCGACACATTCGCTCAGATCGCTTCGATCGTTGCACAGGACGGTGGCGCAGCTCCGGCAATCCCGCAGGGCGCCGCCGCAGCACTCGCAGTCGGCCTCGCGGCTCTCGGCGCAGGGTACGCGGAGCGCGGTATCGGTAGCGCGGCCGTCGGCGCAATCGCCGAGGACCGCGACCTCTTCGGTACGGGCCTCATTCTGACGGTCCTCCCGGAGACTCTCGTCATTCTCGCGCTCGTCGTCGTGTTCGCGGCGTAA
- a CDS encoding radical SAM protein, with protein MISKGCEQCAEGGKMVLFVYGYCDQRDCFYCPLGENRKNVRQVYANERPVEEDEDVVREAKAMDALGTSITGGEPQEAMNKTCRYLRLLKEEFGEDHHTHLYTGITGGRENMRRLSEAGLDEIRFHPPYEQWGDLHGTEWEEILYIAREEGLTPAFEIPGIRAEEEFLEFLDEGAADFCNVNEFEMSDGNYERMQEEGFELQEDHMSAVDGSKEAILEEMGDHERVYFCTSVFKDAAQHRSRLKRMAKNVRRDFDEVTEDGTLVYGKTTVSAERIRNLGVPEEFYTVKTNHVEVAWWLLEEMVENGDIDSGEIVEQYPTYDGQVVERTPLA; from the coding sequence ATGATTTCCAAGGGCTGTGAGCAGTGCGCGGAAGGGGGGAAGATGGTCCTCTTCGTCTACGGCTACTGCGACCAGCGCGACTGCTTCTACTGCCCGCTGGGGGAGAACCGGAAGAACGTTCGGCAGGTGTACGCCAACGAGCGCCCCGTCGAGGAGGACGAGGACGTCGTCCGCGAGGCGAAGGCGATGGACGCCCTCGGCACCTCCATCACCGGCGGCGAACCCCAGGAGGCGATGAACAAGACGTGCCGGTACCTCCGCCTCCTCAAAGAGGAGTTCGGCGAGGACCACCACACGCACCTCTACACCGGCATCACGGGCGGCCGCGAGAACATGCGCCGCCTGAGTGAGGCGGGCCTCGACGAGATTCGGTTCCACCCGCCGTACGAGCAGTGGGGCGACCTCCACGGCACGGAGTGGGAGGAGATTCTGTACATCGCCCGCGAGGAGGGGCTCACCCCCGCCTTCGAGATTCCCGGCATCCGCGCCGAGGAGGAGTTCCTGGAGTTCCTCGACGAGGGCGCCGCGGACTTCTGCAACGTCAACGAGTTCGAGATGAGCGACGGCAACTACGAGCGCATGCAGGAGGAGGGCTTCGAACTCCAGGAGGACCACATGAGCGCCGTCGACGGCTCGAAGGAAGCGATCCTCGAGGAGATGGGCGACCACGAGCGCGTCTACTTCTGCACGAGCGTCTTCAAGGACGCCGCCCAGCACCGCTCGCGCCTGAAGCGCATGGCCAAGAATGTCCGCCGGGACTTCGACGAGGTGACCGAGGACGGCACGCTCGTCTACGGAAAGACGACGGTGAGCGCCGAGCGCATCCGGAACCTCGGCGTCCCCGAGGAGTTCTACACGGTGAAGACCAACCACGTCGAGGTGGCGTGGTGGCTCCTCGAGGAGATGGTCGAGAACGGCGACATCGACAGCGGCGAAATCGTCGAGCAGTACCCGACCTACGACGGCCAGGTCGTCGAGCGGACGCCGCTCGCGTAG
- a CDS encoding ATP synthase subunit H, translating into MPRAEVLEDIKSAESDADQIVAEAEGDREKRLSEARSRADEIRSDAEAEARELKDERIESAREDIEAERDHILEEGEAEREALQAQAEENVDDAVEFALERFTEAVDAQT; encoded by the coding sequence ATGCCAAGAGCAGAGGTTCTCGAAGATATCAAATCGGCAGAATCGGACGCCGACCAAATCGTCGCGGAGGCCGAGGGGGACCGCGAGAAGCGGCTGTCCGAGGCCCGGTCGCGAGCCGATGAAATCCGCAGCGACGCGGAGGCGGAGGCTCGCGAACTGAAGGACGAACGGATCGAATCGGCACGGGAAGACATCGAGGCCGAACGCGACCACATCCTCGAGGAGGGCGAGGCCGAGCGCGAGGCGCTGCAGGCGCAGGCCGAGGAGAACGTCGACGACGCGGTCGAGTTCGCCCTCGAACGGTTCACGGAGGCGGTAGATGCTCAGACCTGA
- a CDS encoding ATP synthase subunit I: MLRPEQMSKVSVAGSQRVQGDVIEAIHDLDLVHLSDYDGSIEGFDVGDPLAGADEASDKLVTVRSLESMLDVSPEDAGPTRIVSEEALETELEEIRVEVNELDDERAALEDDLRSVEERIDSVAPFADLGLDLDLLSGYDSLQVAVGHGDAEDIRAELDASDAVEAYEVFEGDETVGVFVYPRDGNPEALDDALVGVDFARLEIPDAEGRPEAYLDDLRAERRDVEADLERVESELDELRKEHAGFLLAAEEKLSIDVQKTEVPLQFATTDHAFVAEGWIPTEEYATFEDAVQTAVGEHAAVEELEQADYEPEEHHQPSDEEAAEAAEDDGDAPAAAADGGTTVDFESNESPPVVQDNPGPVKPFEALTEVINRPKYTEIDPTVILFLTFPAFYGFMIGDLGYGILYTAIGYWLYAGFDSDMINKLGGVAMLAGIATAIFGVLYGEFFGLHLITEYLWHGVVGLEDAPMKKGLHVSAFASLWLTLSLVAGALHLVVAYVFGFVNESRAHGVKTAMTESGAKLMLMAGVTVWLFSTHVQGEGGPRPEFLYEVAQFSPEVGLAALVVALVGLVLLTIGEGAVGFVESPTYALVHTVSYTRLAAVLLAKAAMAYVVNLLVFGAYEEVPANAGEPVSYFFGLWTIEMPGHVTHFMLNGVSHGEVLFPGLLWQGPAGILGGVIVLVAGHALVLGLGVTSAGLQSLRLEYVEFFNKFYEGGGEKYNPFGYTRNYTTED, encoded by the coding sequence ATGCTCAGACCTGAGCAGATGAGCAAGGTGTCGGTGGCGGGCTCCCAGCGCGTGCAGGGGGACGTCATCGAGGCCATCCACGACCTCGACCTGGTCCACCTCTCGGACTACGACGGCTCCATCGAGGGCTTCGACGTCGGCGACCCGCTCGCGGGCGCCGACGAGGCCTCGGACAAGCTCGTCACCGTCCGCTCGCTGGAGTCGATGCTGGACGTCTCGCCGGAGGACGCGGGACCGACCCGCATCGTCAGCGAGGAGGCCCTCGAGACGGAACTCGAGGAGATCCGCGTCGAGGTGAACGAACTCGACGACGAGCGCGCCGCACTGGAGGACGACCTCCGGTCGGTCGAGGAGCGCATCGACAGCGTCGCGCCGTTCGCCGACCTGGGCCTCGACCTCGACCTGCTGTCGGGCTACGACAGCCTGCAGGTCGCCGTCGGCCACGGGGACGCCGAGGACATCCGCGCGGAACTCGACGCCAGCGACGCCGTCGAGGCGTACGAGGTGTTCGAGGGGGACGAGACGGTCGGCGTCTTCGTCTACCCGCGCGACGGCAACCCGGAGGCGCTCGACGACGCGCTCGTCGGCGTCGACTTCGCACGACTGGAGATTCCGGACGCCGAGGGTCGCCCCGAGGCGTACCTCGACGACCTGCGCGCCGAGCGCCGGGACGTCGAGGCGGACCTCGAGCGCGTCGAGAGCGAACTCGACGAGCTCCGCAAGGAGCACGCCGGCTTCCTGCTGGCCGCCGAGGAGAAGCTCTCCATCGACGTCCAGAAGACCGAGGTGCCGCTCCAGTTCGCGACGACGGACCACGCGTTCGTCGCCGAGGGCTGGATTCCCACCGAGGAGTACGCGACGTTCGAGGACGCGGTCCAGACCGCGGTCGGCGAGCACGCCGCCGTGGAGGAACTCGAGCAGGCGGACTACGAACCGGAGGAACACCACCAGCCCTCGGACGAGGAGGCCGCGGAGGCCGCCGAGGACGACGGTGACGCTCCGGCAGCGGCCGCCGACGGCGGGACGACCGTCGACTTCGAATCCAACGAGAGCCCGCCGGTTGTCCAGGACAACCCTGGTCCCGTGAAGCCGTTCGAGGCGCTCACGGAGGTCATCAACCGACCGAAGTACACCGAGATCGACCCGACGGTCATCCTGTTCCTGACGTTCCCGGCGTTCTACGGCTTCATGATCGGGGACCTCGGCTACGGGATTCTGTACACGGCCATCGGCTACTGGCTGTACGCGGGCTTCGACAGCGACATGATCAACAAGCTCGGCGGCGTGGCGATGCTCGCTGGCATCGCGACCGCCATCTTCGGCGTGCTCTACGGTGAGTTCTTCGGACTCCACCTGATCACGGAGTACCTGTGGCACGGTGTCGTCGGTCTCGAAGACGCGCCCATGAAGAAGGGGCTCCACGTCAGCGCCTTCGCGAGTCTGTGGCTCACGCTCAGCCTCGTCGCGGGCGCACTCCACCTCGTCGTCGCGTACGTGTTCGGGTTCGTCAACGAGAGCCGCGCACACGGCGTGAAGACCGCGATGACGGAGTCCGGTGCCAAGCTGATGCTGATGGCCGGCGTCACCGTCTGGCTGTTCAGCACGCACGTGCAGGGCGAGGGCGGTCCGCGCCCCGAGTTCCTCTACGAGGTCGCGCAGTTCTCCCCCGAAGTGGGGCTGGCTGCCCTCGTCGTGGCGCTCGTCGGTCTCGTGTTGCTGACCATCGGCGAGGGCGCGGTCGGGTTCGTCGAGAGCCCGACGTACGCCCTCGTCCACACGGTGTCGTACACGCGGCTCGCGGCGGTGCTCCTCGCCAAGGCGGCGATGGCGTACGTCGTGAACCTGCTCGTGTTCGGCGCCTACGAGGAGGTGCCCGCCAACGCGGGCGAACCAGTATCGTACTTCTTCGGGCTGTGGACTATCGAGATGCCCGGACACGTGACACACTTCATGCTGAACGGCGTCTCGCACGGCGAGGTGCTGTTCCCCGGTCTGCTCTGGCAGGGCCCCGCCGGCATTCTCGGCGGCGTCATCGTGCTTGTCGCAGGCCACGCTCTCGTACTTGGGCTGGGCGTCACATCGGCCGGCTTACAGTCTCTACGCCTCGAATACGTGGAGTTCTTTAACAAGTTTTATGAGGGCGGTGGCGAGAAGTACAACCCGTTCGGTTACACGCGAAACTACACCACTGAGGACTAA
- a CDS encoding ATP synthase subunit F (produces ATP from ADP in the presence of a proton gradient across the membrane; the F subunit is part of the catalytic core of the ATP synthase complex) — MSQEIAVIGSPEFTTGFRLAGVRKFENVPQDDKDESLDDAVESVLGDEDVGIAVMHDEDLDHLSRKVRESVETSVEPTFVTIGGGAAGGSGLRDQIKRAIGIDLMADEEGESENE, encoded by the coding sequence ATGAGCCAGGAGATAGCCGTCATCGGGAGCCCGGAGTTCACCACCGGGTTCCGACTGGCGGGCGTTCGGAAGTTCGAGAACGTCCCCCAGGACGACAAGGACGAGAGCCTCGACGACGCAGTCGAGTCGGTCCTCGGCGACGAAGACGTTGGCATCGCCGTGATGCACGACGAGGACCTCGACCACCTCTCGCGGAAGGTCCGTGAGAGCGTCGAGACGAGCGTCGAACCGACGTTCGTGACTATCGGCGGCGGCGCCGCCGGCGGCAGTGGACTGCGCGACCAGATCAAGCGCGCCATCGGGATCGACCTGATGGCCGACGAGGAAGGTGAGAGTGAGAACGAATGA
- a CDS encoding ATP synthase subunit C produces MSASGTANYEYVVARVRHRRASLFSDDDYRKLLRMGTSEIARFMEESVYEDAVNALGSRHSGVDLIEYALNETLAQTFDDLLRWSEGRLYEQVARYLRKFDAWNVKTVLRGRYSDATNDEIRTDLIDAGEFDETFLDRLVAAENIEAVVDLLEGTMFGPYVEPAFGDYEATGTLVPLENAVDRAYYENLVPRTVGDSDSPQALYAEFLQAEIDFRNARNALRLARSGADVDPGEYFIEGGTLFSRSEMNQLVGNRSELVTRIRESRYGDELSGALDDLETAESLIGFEHALDRALLEYSDHLSYVYPLSVCPVLAYVLAKEREVDNIRAIARGREAGLSEDEIQEELVIL; encoded by the coding sequence ATGAGCGCGTCCGGCACGGCAAACTACGAGTACGTGGTCGCCCGCGTCCGTCACCGCCGCGCCAGCCTCTTCAGCGACGACGACTACCGGAAGCTCCTCCGCATGGGGACGAGCGAGATCGCCCGCTTCATGGAGGAGTCTGTGTACGAGGACGCGGTGAACGCGCTCGGGTCGCGCCACAGCGGCGTCGACCTCATCGAGTACGCACTCAACGAGACGCTCGCACAGACGTTCGACGACCTGCTCCGCTGGAGCGAGGGCCGCCTGTACGAGCAGGTCGCCCGCTACCTCCGGAAGTTCGACGCGTGGAACGTCAAGACGGTGCTCCGCGGTCGGTACTCCGACGCGACCAACGACGAGATCCGCACCGACCTCATCGACGCGGGCGAGTTCGACGAGACGTTCCTCGACCGACTGGTCGCCGCCGAGAACATCGAGGCGGTCGTCGACCTGCTCGAGGGAACGATGTTCGGTCCGTACGTCGAACCCGCGTTCGGCGACTACGAGGCCACCGGAACACTCGTCCCCCTGGAGAACGCCGTGGACCGTGCGTACTACGAGAATCTCGTCCCCCGGACGGTGGGGGACAGCGACAGCCCGCAGGCGCTGTACGCGGAGTTCTTGCAGGCCGAGATCGACTTCCGGAACGCCCGGAACGCGCTCCGACTCGCCCGCTCGGGCGCCGACGTCGACCCCGGCGAGTACTTCATCGAGGGCGGGACGCTGTTCTCGCGCTCGGAGATGAATCAGCTCGTGGGCAACCGCTCGGAGCTCGTCACTCGCATCCGCGAGAGCCGCTACGGCGACGAACTCTCGGGAGCACTGGACGACCTGGAGACCGCCGAGAGCCTCATCGGCTTCGAGCACGCCCTCGACCGGGCGCTGCTGGAGTACTCCGACCACCTCTCGTACGTCTACCCGCTGTCGGTCTGTCCGGTGCTCGCATACGTACTCGCGAAGGAACGTGAAGTAGACAACATCCGCGCCATCGCTCGCGGCCGGGAAGCCGGCCTGAGCGAGGACGAAATTCAGGAGGAACTCGTCATCCTATGA
- a CDS encoding flagellin domain protein yields the protein MARGYAPVAVVLLLAVTVVAAAGVALALPELSAEPPPKRGVVAEATADGRVSLTLVSGAEVDTRDLDVRVVVGGEPLRHQPPVPFFAARGFRGGPTGPFNFAADPTWQVGEAASFRVAATNDPALSTGAEVAVELRVRGSPVAGATTTVEEGS from the coding sequence GTGGCTCGCGGCTACGCACCCGTCGCCGTCGTCCTGCTGCTCGCCGTCACGGTGGTGGCCGCGGCAGGCGTCGCGCTCGCGCTCCCGGAGCTCTCGGCCGAACCGCCCCCGAAACGCGGCGTCGTAGCCGAGGCGACCGCCGACGGACGGGTGTCGCTGACGCTCGTCTCGGGGGCGGAGGTAGACACCCGCGACCTCGACGTGCGCGTCGTCGTCGGCGGAGAGCCCCTGCGCCACCAGCCGCCGGTGCCGTTCTTCGCGGCACGCGGGTTCCGTGGCGGCCCGACGGGCCCGTTCAACTTCGCCGCCGACCCGACCTGGCAGGTGGGGGAGGCCGCATCGTTCCGCGTTGCAGCCACCAACGACCCGGCGCTATCTACGGGCGCCGAGGTAGCGGTCGAACTGCGCGTCCGCGGTAGCCCCGTCGCCGGCGCCACGACGACAGTCGAAGAAGGGTCGTAG
- a CDS encoding osmotically inducible protein C, translated as MSTTDRTMLNGVDVSALEGAVETISDDHDVGAFTFRAETEWQNSLRSVTTIDEFDQAGETVHSRKFTLQGDEPEQILGERTGPNAVELLLGALGSCLTVGYAANAAAMGIELDDLRFEMEGGVDLRGFLGIDEAVRPGYETMTCSVYVDADATEEQLRELQEHVESTSPLVDAITNEVPLETNLVVE; from the coding sequence ATGTCAACCACAGACCGAACGATGCTGAACGGTGTCGATGTCTCCGCCCTCGAGGGAGCGGTCGAGACGATCAGCGACGACCACGACGTGGGTGCGTTCACGTTCCGGGCCGAGACGGAGTGGCAGAACTCCCTGCGGAGCGTGACCACTATCGACGAGTTCGACCAGGCCGGCGAGACGGTCCACAGTCGCAAGTTCACGCTCCAGGGTGACGAACCGGAGCAGATCCTCGGCGAGCGGACGGGTCCGAACGCCGTCGAACTCCTGCTCGGAGCGCTCGGCTCCTGCCTGACCGTGGGCTACGCGGCGAACGCCGCCGCCATGGGCATCGAACTCGACGACCTGCGCTTCGAGATGGAAGGCGGCGTCGATCTCCGTGGGTTCCTTGGCATCGACGAGGCCGTCCGTCCCGGCTACGAGACGATGACCTGCTCCGTCTACGTCGACGCCGACGCAACCGAGGAGCAGCTCCGGGAGCTACAAGAGCACGTCGAGTCCACCTCGCCGCTCGTGGACGCGATTACGAACGAGGTCCCCCTCGAGACCAATCTCGTCGTGGAGTGA
- a CDS encoding SAM-dependent methlyltransferase, translating to MGVLENKSRARTFYKYLSKVYDRVNPFVWNEAMRDEALSMVDIGADDRVLDVGCGTGFGTEGLLEHTEHVYGLDQSRHQLQQAWKKLGKHDPVAFHFGDAERLPFKDGSFDVVWSSGSIEYWPNPVAGLRELRRVVKPGGQVLVVGPDYPNSAVLQRVADAIMLFYDEAEANRMFAEAGFVDVEHRVLQAKPGSPRAIATVARAPDQREGAD from the coding sequence ATGGGAGTCCTGGAGAACAAGTCGCGGGCCCGCACCTTCTACAAGTACCTCTCGAAGGTGTACGACCGCGTCAATCCGTTCGTCTGGAACGAGGCGATGCGCGACGAGGCGCTCTCGATGGTCGACATCGGCGCCGACGACCGCGTCCTCGACGTGGGCTGTGGCACCGGCTTCGGCACCGAGGGGCTGCTCGAACACACCGAGCACGTCTACGGGCTCGACCAGAGCCGCCACCAGCTACAGCAGGCGTGGAAGAAGCTCGGGAAACACGACCCGGTGGCGTTCCACTTCGGCGACGCGGAGCGCCTCCCGTTCAAGGACGGGAGCTTCGACGTGGTCTGGTCCTCGGGCTCCATCGAGTACTGGCCGAACCCGGTGGCCGGTCTGCGGGAACTCCGGCGCGTCGTGAAACCGGGCGGGCAGGTACTGGTCGTCGGCCCGGACTACCCGAACTCGGCGGTGCTCCAGCGGGTCGCCGACGCCATCATGCTGTTCTACGACGAGGCGGAGGCCAACCGGATGTTCGCCGAGGCCGGCTTCGTCGACGTCGAACACCGCGTGCTGCAAGCCAAGCCTGGCAGCCCGCGGGCCATCGCGACCGTGGCCCGAGCGCCCGACCAACGGGAGGGCGCAGACTGA
- a CDS encoding ATP synthase subunit E (produces ATP from ADP in the presence of a proton gradient across the membrane; the E subunit is part of the catalytic core of the ATP synthase complex), with amino-acid sequence MSLETVVEDIRDEARERAKEIRADAEERADELVAEAEADAEATLEAAEAEADREIEREREQQLSSAKLEAKQMRLEARRDALEEVRETVRERIAAIDGDQRDALTRDLLAAAAEEFDEGDDVRVHGRSDDEALISEILDDYDGYEYAGEYDCLGGVVVESEASRVRVNNTFDSVLEDVWENNLKEISTKLFDEDQ; translated from the coding sequence ATGAGCCTGGAAACAGTAGTTGAGGACATCCGAGACGAAGCCCGCGAGCGCGCGAAGGAGATTCGCGCAGACGCGGAAGAGCGCGCCGACGAACTCGTCGCGGAGGCCGAGGCTGACGCCGAAGCCACCCTCGAGGCGGCCGAAGCCGAGGCCGACCGCGAGATCGAGCGCGAGCGCGAACAGCAGCTATCCAGTGCGAAACTGGAGGCCAAGCAGATGCGCCTGGAAGCGCGCCGCGACGCCCTCGAGGAGGTCCGCGAGACCGTCCGCGAGCGCATCGCCGCCATCGACGGCGACCAGCGCGACGCGCTCACCCGCGACCTGCTCGCCGCCGCCGCCGAGGAGTTCGACGAGGGCGACGACGTCCGCGTCCACGGCCGCTCGGACGACGAGGCGCTCATCTCGGAGATCCTCGACGACTACGACGGATACGAGTACGCCGGCGAGTACGACTGTCTCGGCGGCGTGGTTGTAGAGAGCGAGGCGTCTCGCGTCCGAGTGAACAACACGTTCGACTCGGTGCTCGAGGACGTCTGGGAGAACAACCTCAAGGAGATCAGCACCAAACTGTTCGACGAGGACCAATGA
- a CDS encoding isopentenyl pyrophosphate isomerase: MEYVEARRDAIEERLEETVAAVEPSELGAELEHVVLAGGKRVRPTLTVLVCEAAGSEGEDALDFAVGVELVHNASLVVDDIIDQSDVRRGKPSAWAAFDYGPAIVASNGLLGEAFALFSRDPRAMECVTDALVELGEGEAIELVDRPETETEYMELARRKTGALFRAAAELGAIAAGADGRTIEALGEYAERVGVAFQIRDDVLDATAASEDLGKPAGTDEAMDRPSIVRVTDRSPAELNALAEAESERAMEALDSLDLPAGEAYDYLEYLAEFVVSREA; the protein is encoded by the coding sequence ATGGAGTACGTGGAGGCGCGGCGTGACGCCATCGAGGAGCGCCTCGAGGAGACCGTCGCCGCGGTCGAGCCCTCGGAACTCGGCGCGGAACTCGAACACGTCGTGCTCGCGGGCGGGAAGCGCGTGCGGCCGACGCTCACGGTGCTCGTCTGCGAGGCCGCCGGCAGCGAGGGCGAGGACGCCCTGGACTTCGCGGTCGGCGTCGAACTCGTCCACAACGCTTCGCTGGTCGTCGACGACATCATCGACCAGTCGGACGTCCGGCGGGGGAAGCCGAGCGCGTGGGCGGCCTTCGATTACGGCCCCGCCATCGTCGCGTCGAACGGCCTGCTCGGGGAGGCGTTCGCGCTGTTCTCGCGGGACCCCCGGGCGATGGAGTGTGTCACCGACGCGCTCGTCGAACTCGGCGAGGGCGAGGCCATCGAACTCGTCGACCGCCCGGAGACCGAGACGGAGTACATGGAGCTCGCGCGCCGGAAGACGGGGGCGCTGTTCCGCGCCGCCGCGGAGCTCGGCGCCATCGCGGCGGGCGCCGACGGGCGCACGATAGAGGCGCTGGGCGAGTACGCCGAGCGCGTCGGCGTCGCGTTCCAGATCCGCGACGACGTGCTGGACGCGACGGCCGCTTCCGAGGACCTGGGGAAGCCGGCGGGCACCGACGAGGCGATGGACCGCCCGAGCATCGTCCGCGTGACCGACCGCTCGCCCGCGGAGTTGAACGCGCTCGCGGAGGCCGAGTCCGAGCGCGCGATGGAGGCCCTCGACAGCCTCGACCTGCCGGCGGGCGAGGCCTACGACTACCTGGAATATCTCGCGGAGTTCGTCGTTTCCCGGGAGGCCTGA